One Bacteroidota bacterium genomic window carries:
- a CDS encoding DUF3788 family protein, which yields MSKGFFVDKSNRPDSAAINNFIGKARQNWDLMLHHLGEGLKLKGEFKFYGINYGWALRFKKSGKSIIALYPGKDDFMVQIILNKNQVETALEQVKNSDFLKVIYDTKNIKEGKWIYLLIDETSDLDDVFTMITIRTKIK from the coding sequence ATGAGCAAAGGCTTTTTTGTTGACAAAAGTAACCGGCCCGATTCTGCAGCTATCAATAATTTTATCGGTAAAGCCCGGCAAAATTGGGATTTAATGCTTCATCACCTTGGCGAAGGCTTAAAATTAAAAGGCGAATTCAAATTTTATGGTATCAATTACGGATGGGCTTTACGTTTCAAAAAGTCCGGGAAATCGATTATTGCTTTATATCCCGGCAAGGATGACTTTATGGTTCAAATCATCCTTAACAAAAATCAAGTTGAAACGGCTTTGGAACAGGTTAAAAATTCTGATTTTTTAAAAGTCATTTATGATACCAAAAATATTAAGGAAGGAAAATGGATCTATCTTCTTATAGATGAGACAAGTGATCTGGATGATGTTTTTACGATGATCACTATCAGAACAAAGATAAAGTGA
- a CDS encoding DUF748 domain-containing protein, which produces MKKKYVILATVVVLIGLLLFSLSSIAKWYVVRHSEEIIGRRIQIKELHINYLRASARIVDFVMYESNKTDTFASFHEFYINFDPLALFSKNYAFSEIRLIKPYVVISQFGNKFNFDDLLSKRDTTQKTSKDTSVFHYFLKNIHLSGGKIRYIDKKINNHVNLSNLNIDIPSLAWNSTQSDMGIVFKIGEKGQVSLKTNLNNQSRNYLLDIYTRNINLSMITNYLKNYANITALKGVFSSNLKIKGNLDHLANLSLTGSTRVDQLDIHDATKSSIFSVSQIAVNLKQIDLALSHFHISDITLVAPHIAAVLSREKTNIEKFLSPLLAANARPQPVPEKLPAKTGKKEVTYTIDALKIKDGTILFHDLTLNRPFSYDLRNINLRLTKLNQSSTQVPLLFSINLNNKGNLKGKGSLNMKNPKIFNVLCEISKMDLVSLSPYSEYYLASPVTQGKFNYRLSLDLKPTSLTNQNNIVIYGLKFGKRTKDKTATKLPVKLALYILKDAKNKISIDLPVKGNPSDPKFSLKKIIWKTLSNFLVKVATEPFRALSKLVGTNPDKIKEIPYSYGADSLDEDQNKNLHNIAELMRKKPDLKFSFTQYNNVEEEKQTIAVQHLKAQFLKSQKPEIDSAELVSLAQKLSTTDHDFENYITKRSPDATSVGMEKACLTLTGDQLLNNQLSKKMTQRNGRIKKFLTEQENVPLSSFQIETADLRNIPEKLKKPVFKVEVFMEK; this is translated from the coding sequence ATGAAAAAAAAGTATGTGATTTTAGCTACGGTTGTAGTTTTAATCGGGCTATTGCTTTTTTCTCTTTCATCAATAGCCAAATGGTATGTAGTCAGGCACAGTGAAGAAATCATTGGCCGCCGCATCCAGATTAAAGAATTGCATATAAACTATTTAAGGGCATCTGCGCGGATTGTCGATTTCGTAATGTACGAATCCAATAAAACAGATACTTTCGCCTCTTTCCATGAATTTTACATCAATTTTGATCCCCTGGCTTTGTTTTCCAAAAATTATGCTTTTTCTGAAATCCGGCTGATCAAACCTTATGTTGTGATCAGTCAGTTCGGGAATAAGTTTAATTTTGACGACCTGCTGTCCAAACGGGACACAACCCAAAAGACCTCAAAGGATACTTCAGTTTTTCATTATTTCTTGAAAAATATACATCTATCGGGTGGAAAGATTAGATACATAGATAAGAAAATTAATAATCACGTGAATTTGTCCAATCTGAATATAGATATTCCTTCCCTGGCCTGGAACAGCACTCAGTCTGATATGGGTATCGTCTTTAAAATCGGGGAAAAAGGTCAGGTAAGTTTAAAAACCAATCTCAACAACCAGTCCCGCAATTATCTCCTGGATATCTACACCCGGAATATCAATCTTTCCATGATCACCAACTACCTGAAGAATTATGCCAATATCACAGCATTAAAAGGGGTTTTCTCCTCCAATCTTAAAATCAAAGGGAATCTTGACCATTTAGCAAATTTATCGCTGACAGGCTCAACCCGGGTAGACCAACTGGATATTCATGATGCTACAAAAAGTTCCATTTTTTCAGTCAGTCAGATTGCTGTAAACCTGAAACAAATAGATCTGGCCCTTTCCCATTTCCACATTTCAGACATAACCCTTGTTGCTCCTCATATTGCAGCTGTCCTTAGTCGCGAAAAAACCAATATTGAAAAATTTCTTTCTCCATTACTTGCTGCCAATGCCCGTCCTCAGCCGGTTCCTGAAAAATTACCTGCAAAAACAGGGAAAAAGGAGGTAACTTATACTATAGATGCTTTAAAAATTAAGGATGGCACCATCCTGTTTCATGATTTAACCCTGAACAGACCTTTTTCTTACGATCTGAGAAACATTAATCTCAGACTGACTAAGCTTAACCAATCATCAACCCAGGTACCTCTCCTGTTTTCTATAAACCTGAACAACAAGGGTAACCTTAAAGGAAAAGGTTCACTAAACATGAAAAATCCAAAAATATTCAATGTCCTCTGTGAAATTTCGAAAATGGATTTAGTAAGCCTTTCGCCCTATTCCGAATATTACCTTGCATCGCCTGTGACACAGGGCAAATTCAACTATAGGCTTTCACTTGACCTGAAGCCCACCTCATTGACGAATCAAAACAATATTGTTATTTATGGATTAAAATTTGGTAAACGCACAAAAGATAAGACCGCCACAAAATTACCGGTTAAATTAGCCCTTTATATTTTGAAAGATGCCAAAAACAAAATTTCAATCGACCTGCCTGTAAAAGGCAACCCCTCCGACCCGAAATTTTCACTAAAGAAAATTATATGGAAAACTTTATCCAATTTTCTGGTCAAAGTTGCCACAGAACCTTTCCGCGCTTTATCAAAACTGGTCGGAACCAATCCGGACAAAATAAAAGAAATACCCTATTCTTACGGGGCAGATTCTTTGGACGAAGATCAGAATAAAAACCTGCATAATATTGCAGAATTGATGAGAAAAAAACCGGACCTGAAATTTTCATTTACCCAATACAACAATGTCGAAGAGGAAAAACAAACAATTGCTGTTCAACACCTGAAAGCACAATTTCTAAAATCGCAGAAACCAGAAATCGACTCTGCTGAACTTGTTTCATTGGCACAAAAATTATCAACAACTGATCATGATTTTGAAAATTACATCACAAAACGTTCGCCAGATGCTACTTCAGTCGGAATGGAAAAAGCGTGCCTAACCCTTACCGGAGATCAACTGTTGAATAATCAATTGAGTAAAAAAATGACTCAAAGAAACGGCAGGATTAAAAAGTTTTTGACAGAACAGGAAAATGTTCCTTTAAGCTCTTTCCAGATTGAAACCGCAGATTTAAGGAATATTCCGGAGAAATTAAAGAAACCGGTCTTTAAAGTTGAAGTATTCATGGAAAAATGA